The genomic region CGATGCTTACCTGGTGCACGCTACCAACACGCTGGTGTACCCGCAACCGGAGCCGATGCTGTGGGCGTCGCCGGTGTATATGCCCTTCAGCTGGGCCGTGGTGCTCACCCAGATTGGGTTTGTGGCCTGGCTGCTGCTGCCGCGGCTGGGGCCGTGGCGCACCGGCCTGCTGCTGGTGCCCGTCAGCGGGGTGCTCATTCCGCTGTATGAGAAGTGGGCCATTAGCGCCGGCTGGTGGCAGTATCAGGGAGCACCCAGCTGGCACGGGGTACCCTACTATATTTTCCTGGCCGAGGCGCTGCTGATGCTGCCGGTGCCGTGGCTGCTGCTGCACGCCGTGGGCCGGGGTGGCCGCTGGCTCCTGCTGGCCGGCCTGGCCGAGGGCGTAGTGATGCTGCTGGCCTGCCTGATAGCCTTCACGCTGCTGGGGTAGGCCTAGCGCACAGCCCACGGGCTTTCTGTATCTTCCCCGCCTCCAGTTCTTCCTGCTTCTACACGTGCGGGCCGCCGGCCGCCTCTTCATGGATCGAATTACCTCCTACTTTATGCCGGCGGGCTTCGTCGGCACCCCGGACCAGACCCGGCAGGCGCGCATCATCACCAACACGGTGCTGCTCACCAGCCTGTTCTCGTTCAACTTTCTGGTGCTGTGCTGGTGGGCCGGGTTCTGGCCGGGCATGTACCTTATGATCTTCAACGTGGTGGCCTTTCTGGTGCTGCCGTTCGGGTTTCGGCAGGGCCTGTTTTCCTACGTCACGTTCGGCTACATCTACTTGGTGGCGGGCTACCTGGGTGTGTTTCTGAACAGCATCTACCAGGGCGGCTACTTTGCGGCCACTACCAGCTGGCTGGTGCTGTGCCCGGTGTCGGCCACGTTTCTGCTGGGTAGGCGGGCGGGCATCATCTTCTTTGTGGTGTCGCTGCTGAGCGTGGTGGGGCTCTGGGAGCTGGAGCGGCGCGGCATCCATCTGCCCAGCACGGTGCCGCCCGAGCACCGCCTGTTCTGGAGCCTCGACATCCTGGGCGGGCTGATGCTGATTCTGCTGGTGGTGTCGGTGGTGTTCGACCAGATCAACCAGAACACCCTGCGCCAACTCACCGAAAACAACGACCTGCTTTCCTTACGCACCAGCCAGCTGGAACAGTCGCTGAACGAGCTGCGCGCCACCCAGGCCATGCTGGTCCACAGCGAGAAGATGGCCAGCCTCGGGGAGCTGACGGCCGGCATTGCCCACGAGATTCAGAACCCGATGAACTTCGTCAACAACTTCTCGGAGGTGAGCTGCGAGCTGCTGCAGGAGCTGCCGCCGGCCATGTTTACGGCGTTGCCGGCCGCCCAGCAGGCCCTGGTGCAGGGCACACTCGAAACGCTGGGCCGCAACCTGGCCCGCATCACGCGCCACGGCCAGCGCGTGGATGGCATCGTGCGCAGCATGCTGCAGCACGCCCACACCGGCCCCCGCGAGCGGCAACTCACCGACCTCAACCACCTGGCCACCGAGTACCTCAACCTGGCCTACTCCAGCCTG from Hymenobacter canadensis harbors:
- a CDS encoding sensor histidine kinase, encoding MDRITSYFMPAGFVGTPDQTRQARIITNTVLLTSLFSFNFLVLCWWAGFWPGMYLMIFNVVAFLVLPFGFRQGLFSYVTFGYIYLVAGYLGVFLNSIYQGGYFAATTSWLVLCPVSATFLLGRRAGIIFFVVSLLSVVGLWELERRGIHLPSTVPPEHRLFWSLDILGGLMLILLVVSVVFDQINQNTLRQLTENNDLLSLRTSQLEQSLNELRATQAMLVHSEKMASLGELTAGIAHEIQNPMNFVNNFSEVSCELLQELPPAMFTALPAAQQALVQGTLETLGRNLARITRHGQRVDGIVRSMLQHAHTGPRERQLTDLNHLATEYLNLAYSSLRAKDPAFHAALHTDLAPDLGLANVVAPDIGRVLLNLFNNALYALQEQRHRQPAGYLPSLTVSTRRMGTEVEIRVRDNGCGMPEEVRQKVFQPFFTTKPAGTGTGLGLSLSHDIVVKGHGGRFLVDSQPGQGTEFQLWLPV
- a CDS encoding DUF6989 domain-containing protein, whose translation is MSTTSTLLPAPAPSRATQYRLPVMLGLMTLGILALIHDSLTGLGWTTAARWGYSLTAAYALYALWARDVVVARLLGFALAAGLAELPADAYLVHATNTLVYPQPEPMLWASPVYMPFSWAVVLTQIGFVAWLLLPRLGPWRTGLLLVPVSGVLIPLYEKWAISAGWWQYQGAPSWHGVPYYIFLAEALLMLPVPWLLLHAVGRGGRWLLLAGLAEGVVMLLACLIAFTLLG